The bacterium DNA window AGCCGGTGCCGAGACTACTTCGCCGCGATGAGGTAGCTCGAAGGTTGTCAGTCACCACACGCGGTGTAGATCTGATCGCCAAGCAAGGCTTACTGCAGAAAGTAATTTTGCCTGGTCGGTCACGAGGCCGTGGGTTCAGGGAGAGTGAGGTGACTGAACTAATCAATAGTCTCCCACATCACGAAACAAAGAGCGGTGCAGCCGAGTTAGCAGAACGTGAAAGGCATAAGACGCTCCGTAAATTATGCGTGGAACTGATCGAGCACTACCGGGGAATCGAAGGACTGGAGATCAAGGGGCCAATGGTCGACACCATGATCAAAATCGGTGAGATCGTTGGGGAGCCGATGGCCTGATAATCTAGCATAGCCACCTCTCTATTTAGGATATTCGCCTTCTATTCCGCAAATAAAGCAGACAATTTTTCGGCGTCTATGAAATAAATACGCCAATTACACTAAATTTATGGTTTTCAGGGACTTTCCCCGTCACCCGTCCCCGTCACCCGTCACCCACTGATGTTGTGATGTTGAGGAAGCGACGGCGTGAATCGCGGTATTGACTTTCGGGCACAATTACGTTACATTGTAAGGCAATGAAGACGAAAGACTTTGACCTGAACGCCGATGAGTTAATCCAGGCATTGACCGATGTGCGAGACCATGTGACTGGGCGGCGCAAGATCACGATGCGTACGACGAAAGTCGCCCTCCCGGCTCGTGTGGAGAGCATCCTGCCGCAGGAGGTTCGGTCGATCCGGCGGAAGATGAAGGTTAGCCAGGCCGTGTTTGCACGATTACTGAATGTGCCGGTCGTGACGGAGGCGAGTTGGGAAATAGGCCGGCGGAATCCCAGCGGGGCGGCGTTAAGACTATTGCAGATTGCAAAAAAAGAGCCGCAAGTCTTGCTGGCGGCAGCAGAGGCGTGACAGGATCCGCGGTACCCAGTATCACTCCCCCTTGAGCAAAAGGTGGGCTACGTCGAGTGCCTCATTGATCCGCCTGCTTCGCTGCTGACGTTGAGATTCAGAGGCGATGCCATCGCCAGGCGTACAAAAATCGGAGTATTGGATGGGACCTTTGGCCCCTGGCCCGTCAAAGCGTGCTCGCAGAATATGCAATGCAGGTTCGTAAGCCAGATTCTTGCCCTTCTCGTCATGGAAAAGAGCTACAGCCTTCTCGATTCCGCCATCATAGTCGCGTACTGAGCGGACGACATCGAAGACATCCTTGCCCTGGGCGCGCCCGGCGTAGGCCAGGAGTTTCAGGCAAAGGTAGGGGCCAACCTCGCAGACCTTAACCTGCTCGGCGACTTTTGCGCCCTGCAGGTCAAATCCCGTGATGGTGACAGTGCGATATACCTCAAGAGCCCGACTGACTCCATAAACAGCACTGATTCCGGCAACGTCATCCACCACGACACTGTCTGCGGCTAGTTCTGCCGGCTTATCCGTCAGGAAGTCAAGATACAGGTCAACATTCTGGATCGTCTTGACGAAGCGTTTGTCCTTCCATTCGAAGCCATGGTCGGCCAATCGGCGGGATGTGGTTTCATACTGTCCGGTACTCAGTTCCAGCGAGACACCCAGATCCACGTCAATCGTGACAGCGGTAACGTCATCTGCCTGAGGCTTGCAAATGTAACGGGGCACCAGGCCACCAACCAGAACGAGGTCATCAGTAAGGTTGCCAAGAGCCGCCCACACGGTCAGAAGAGCCGATTCCGCACGCGTGGTGTCTTCCGGTCTGTATTCGTTATAGTGAGCAAGTTTCATTTGCGACAGAAGCCTTTCCATTCCCTTAAAGCCTTGGCCTGTTCGGGGCCTCGCAGCCCCGCATGGATCAGGTCCAGATAGATTTGCGCATCGCCGACCAGCGGAAGCCCTTCAACCTGTTGAAGGCTTTTGAACAGACCCTCATCGCGCGGGACAAGAATCCAGATCTTCCCTCCCTCACCCACTTCACGGTAGTTAAGGGCGCGCAGCTCTTCATCCGCGGGAAAATTGCGCCGGTAGGCGGATACGATGGGGAGATCTGTGTACGGGTGTCGGAGACTGGCGGCAAACCACTGAGTGAATGCCAACTCCCCGTTTGTGTGGTCAAGAAGGAGGTGGGCGATCGTGCGGAGATTGGGCTCCAGTGTGGAATACTGCTTGAGCGTGACCCGTTTGGAGAAAACATCCACCCGTTCCCAAGCATCGAGCAACGCATCAGCGTTTGCCAATTTCCAGGCCCCTCGCCTTCCCTCCACCCAACCCTGATTCGCGGCATAGTTCAAGAGACGGGACAGAAGCCCCTGACTCAGGTCTGTTTCGGCGGCCAGATCAGACTGGCGCCATATACGGTCAGGCGAATAAAGGAGGGCGCGGGGAAGCCTGGTACTTTTGGGAGAGAAAAACCTAATCTCGGGTTGAGCAAGGCGATACCGGACAGTTGAACCGGGGAGATTACGATCTATCAAAAGGCCTGGAGCCTTGATCCAGATTCTGCCGTTGAGATCAAGACAGCTCAAACCACGTTGCCGACATTGCTCGACAAGAGACTCCGAAAGCTTGACGGCAACGAGTAATGGGTGGTTCTTCCCACTAGCAGATGCAATGATTCCATCCAATATTGAAGCCGAGGGATTGAGTTTGCACTCAGCATTGAAGGTGACCGAGCAACCTTCATATTCGATCTTCAGTGTCAGATCGTGATGATGAGAAGACGAGACATCTTCAC harbors:
- a CDS encoding transcriptional regulator — its product is MKTKDFDLNADELIQALTDVRDHVTGRRKITMRTTKVALPARVESILPQEVRSIRRKMKVSQAVFARLLNVPVVTEASWEIGRRNPSGAALRLLQIAKKEPQVLLAAAEA